One stretch of Streptomyces hygroscopicus DNA includes these proteins:
- a CDS encoding cobalt transporter yields MAQHVAQPTATTPELPATLPLKAIAPWAVFFGILMLVLLYFVGAEQGATAVVSGENVHEWVHDARHLLGFPCH; encoded by the coding sequence ATGGCGCAGCATGTCGCGCAGCCCACAGCCACCACGCCCGAACTGCCTGCCACGCTGCCGCTGAAGGCGATAGCTCCGTGGGCGGTTTTCTTCGGCATTCTGATGCTGGTCCTGCTGTATTTCGTCGGCGCCGAGCAGGGCGCCACCGCGGTCGTCTCCGGTGAGAACGTCCATGAGTGGGTGCATGACGCCCGTCATCTGCTCGGTTTCCCCTGCCACTGA
- a CDS encoding membrane protein, whose product MNSAMVRNLLVRGMLAGLGAGVLALVAAYFLGEPSVDRAIGFEGAHAPAHEHEVELVSRGVQSTAGLATGVLVYGIAFGGIAALAYCVALGRVGRFTPRATALLLSGCALLAVYVVPFLKYPANPPAVGNGDTIGKRTTLYFLMMLLSVLLAVGVTIVGKRLAPRLGTWYATVAAVAAFAVVVGLAYAFLPVVNEVPGDFPATVLWRFRLSALAMQVVLWGGFGLLFGELAERLLNPKPATADEGRAVATATH is encoded by the coding sequence ATGAACTCCGCAATGGTAAGAAATCTGCTCGTCCGGGGCATGCTCGCCGGTCTGGGGGCCGGCGTGCTCGCCCTGGTCGCCGCCTACTTCCTCGGTGAGCCGAGCGTCGACCGCGCGATCGGTTTCGAGGGGGCCCACGCTCCCGCGCATGAGCACGAGGTCGAGCTGGTCTCGCGTGGTGTGCAGTCCACGGCCGGGCTGGCCACCGGTGTCCTGGTCTACGGGATCGCCTTCGGCGGTATCGCCGCCCTCGCGTACTGCGTCGCCCTGGGCCGCGTCGGCCGCTTCACCCCGCGGGCCACCGCGCTGCTGCTGTCCGGCTGCGCGCTGCTGGCGGTCTACGTGGTGCCGTTCCTGAAGTACCCGGCCAATCCGCCCGCGGTCGGCAACGGCGACACGATCGGCAAGCGCACGACGCTGTATTTCCTGATGATGCTGCTCAGTGTGCTCCTCGCGGTGGGCGTCACCATTGTGGGCAAGCGGCTCGCCCCGAGGCTGGGCACCTGGTACGCGACCGTGGCCGCGGTGGCCGCGTTCGCCGTGGTGGTCGGGCTGGCGTATGCCTTCCTTCCCGTGGTCAACGAGGTGCCGGGGGACTTCCCCGCCACCGTGTTGTGGCGGTTCCGGTTGTCCGCTCTGGCCATGCAGGTCGTCCTGTGGGGTGGTTTCGGTCTCCTGTTCGGTGAGCTTGCCGAGCGGTTGCTGAACCCCAAGCCCGCGACGGCCGATGAGGGCCGGGCGGTGGCGACCGCCACGCACTGA
- a CDS encoding putative secreted protein has protein sequence MGRHRRITQPPRTTLATRAVLAAGVLVPTIASAGSAHAATPQAAICTSDRPELADKLSEDINSALEGSAATTAISLHDRTTNTTCTLDADRHFDSASTVKVTVLSTLLWDAQKDNRALTQEEKDHATAMITESDNDATTALWKQLGADKINGFLQAAGMTNTTLDSEGHWGLTQITANDEEKLLQLVTHTNPVLSDDSRAYILKLTAEVIPSQRWGTPAGAPSDAQVHVKNGWLERATNGWRVHSLGAFTGGDHDYTITVLSQDNATMDDGIANIEGIARAVHENLNAPVSSAQS, from the coding sequence ATGGGTCGACACCGACGAATAACCCAGCCTCCCCGTACCACCCTGGCGACAAGAGCGGTGCTGGCCGCCGGGGTGCTCGTGCCGACGATCGCCTCGGCGGGGTCGGCTCACGCGGCCACCCCGCAGGCGGCGATCTGCACCTCGGACCGGCCGGAACTCGCCGACAAGCTCTCCGAGGACATCAATTCGGCGCTGGAGGGCTCCGCCGCCACCACGGCGATCAGCCTCCACGACCGCACCACGAACACCACCTGCACTCTGGATGCGGACCGGCACTTCGACTCCGCGAGCACGGTCAAGGTGACCGTGCTCAGCACCCTGCTGTGGGACGCGCAGAAGGACAATCGCGCCCTGACACAGGAGGAGAAGGACCATGCCACCGCCATGATCACAGAGTCCGACAACGACGCCACCACCGCGCTGTGGAAGCAGCTCGGGGCGGACAAGATCAACGGGTTCCTGCAGGCCGCGGGAATGACCAACACCACCCTCGACAGCGAGGGCCACTGGGGGCTCACCCAGATCACCGCGAACGATGAGGAAAAGCTCCTCCAACTGGTGACCCACACCAACCCGGTGCTCAGCGATGACTCCCGCGCCTACATCCTGAAGCTGACGGCCGAGGTCATCCCCTCGCAGCGCTGGGGCACCCCGGCCGGCGCGCCGAGCGACGCCCAGGTGCATGTGAAGAACGGCTGGCTGGAGCGGGCCACGAACGGCTGGCGGGTGCACAGCCTCGGCGCCTTCACCGGCGGCGACCACGACTACACGATCACGGTGCTCTCGCAGGACAACGCCACGATGGACGACGGCATCGCCAACATCGAGGGCATCGCCCGCGCGGTCCACGAGAACCTCAACGCGCCCGTGTCCAGCGCTCAGTCGTAA
- a CDS encoding putative RhtB family transporter gives MVSTESVLTFAAMSLLVIVIPGPSVLFVVGRALAHGRRTALATVLGNVIGCYALVIAVAWGLGALVESSVALFMGVKLAGAAYLVYLGVQAFRHRREMRVANMDAPADERRGDLRSILDGILVGVTNPKGIVFFAAVLPQFVDHSVGHVPVQMMVLGLVPITIGLVTDTLWGLGASAARSWFARSDRRLSMVGGAGGLAMIGLGVTVAATGRAD, from the coding sequence GTGGTGTCCACGGAGAGTGTTCTCACGTTCGCGGCGATGTCGCTCTTGGTGATCGTGATCCCGGGGCCGAGTGTGCTGTTCGTGGTCGGCAGGGCCCTCGCACACGGCCGCCGCACGGCGCTCGCGACGGTCCTCGGCAATGTGATCGGCTGCTACGCCCTGGTGATCGCCGTGGCCTGGGGCCTCGGCGCGCTGGTGGAGAGCTCGGTGGCGCTGTTCATGGGCGTGAAGCTGGCGGGAGCGGCGTATCTCGTCTACCTGGGTGTGCAGGCGTTCCGGCACCGCAGGGAGATGCGCGTGGCGAACATGGACGCTCCGGCCGATGAGCGGCGTGGTGATCTGCGTTCGATTCTGGACGGCATTTTGGTGGGCGTCACCAACCCGAAGGGCATCGTCTTCTTCGCGGCGGTGCTACCGCAGTTCGTCGACCACTCGGTGGGTCATGTTCCCGTCCAGATGATGGTGTTGGGCCTGGTCCCGATCACCATCGGCCTGGTCACGGACACCCTGTGGGGCCTGGGCGCCTCGGCGGCCCGCTCCTGGTTCGCCCGCTCGGACCGCCGCCTTTCGATGGTCGGCGGGGCGGGCGGCCTCGCGATGATCGGCCTGGGCGTGACGGTGGCGGCGACTGGCCGGGCCGACTGA
- a CDS encoding FtrD, protein MALDATVSGKGTDARARTRRSVPAGPLALLLAVALLAALTAAVAWGSTSIPPGEVWSVVWRRLTGDAPRPGTNDLIVWQLRLPRALLAALVGAGLGLVGTAMQALVRNPLADPYFLGVSNGASLGAVAAIVLGLGAGGALGLGLSGAAFAGALATFALVWAVARRGGGFAPLRLVLAGVAIGQFLSGFTSYLVLQAGDEQQTHSVLFWLMGSLSGASWALLAAPAVAVPAVLLLLQARARGLNALLMGDETAAGLGIDVVRLRRELFAVTSLLTGVLVAVSGAIAFVALMVPHVCRLVVGGDHRRLLPVSALFGALLLVVVDIVCRTAMDTQELPVGVVTSLIGAPALLYLLDRRLGSGS, encoded by the coding sequence ATGGCGCTCGACGCCACGGTGAGCGGGAAGGGCACCGATGCCCGTGCACGCACGCGGCGTTCCGTGCCCGCCGGGCCGCTGGCGCTGCTCCTGGCGGTCGCGTTGCTCGCGGCCCTCACAGCGGCGGTCGCCTGGGGTTCCACGTCGATCCCGCCGGGCGAGGTGTGGAGCGTGGTCTGGCGCAGACTGACCGGCGATGCCCCCCGGCCCGGCACCAATGACCTGATCGTGTGGCAACTACGCCTGCCCCGCGCCCTGTTGGCCGCTCTGGTGGGTGCCGGGCTCGGCCTGGTCGGTACGGCCATGCAGGCCCTCGTCCGCAACCCGCTGGCCGACCCGTACTTCCTGGGCGTCTCCAACGGCGCCTCCCTCGGTGCCGTCGCCGCCATCGTCCTCGGCCTCGGCGCCGGGGGAGCGCTGGGCCTCGGCCTGTCCGGTGCCGCTTTCGCGGGAGCCCTGGCCACCTTCGCTCTCGTCTGGGCGGTGGCACGACGTGGCGGGGGATTCGCACCGCTCAGGCTGGTGCTCGCCGGGGTGGCCATCGGGCAGTTCCTGTCCGGCTTCACCAGCTACCTCGTCCTCCAGGCCGGGGACGAGCAGCAGACCCACAGTGTGCTGTTCTGGCTGATGGGCAGCCTGAGCGGCGCGAGCTGGGCGCTGCTGGCCGCCCCGGCGGTGGCGGTTCCGGCGGTCCTGCTGCTGCTCCAGGCCCGGGCCCGGGGCCTGAACGCGCTGCTGATGGGCGACGAGACGGCGGCCGGGCTCGGCATCGACGTCGTACGGCTGCGCCGTGAGCTGTTCGCGGTCACCAGCCTGCTCACCGGTGTCCTCGTCGCGGTCTCCGGGGCCATCGCCTTCGTCGCCCTCATGGTCCCCCACGTCTGCCGTCTGGTCGTCGGCGGCGACCACCGTCGGCTGTTGCCCGTGTCGGCGCTCTTCGGCGCGCTGCTGCTGGTGGTGGTCGACATCGTGTGCCGCACGGCCATGGACACGCAGGAACTGCCGGTCGGGGTCGTCACCTCGCTGATCGGCGCTCCGGCGCTGCTGTATCTGCTGGACCGGCGCTTGGGGAGCGGGAGTTGA
- a CDS encoding glyoxalase, which yields MACRISELVLGCRDPEVLARFWCEVLDFVVLDREDDGTLEIGPREGFGGPQPTIILSRRDEPEPGKPRLHIDVNATDRDQDAELERLLKLGARPADIGQTGEEQWHVLADPEGNEFCLLKARLAPL from the coding sequence ATGGCATGTCGTATCAGTGAACTCGTGCTCGGTTGCCGCGACCCCGAGGTGCTGGCGCGGTTCTGGTGCGAGGTCCTGGACTTCGTGGTGCTCGATCGCGAGGACGACGGAACCCTCGAGATCGGGCCGCGTGAAGGGTTCGGCGGTCCGCAGCCGACGATCATCCTCAGCCGCAGAGACGAGCCGGAGCCCGGGAAACCCCGGCTGCACATCGACGTCAACGCCACCGACCGCGATCAGGACGCCGAGCTCGAACGCCTCCTGAAGCTCGGTGCGCGCCCGGCCGACATCGGCCAGACCGGGGAGGAGCAGTGGCACGTCCTCGCCGATCCCGAAGGCAACGAGTTCTGCCTGCTCAAGGCCCGCCTCGCGCCACTGTGA
- a CDS encoding aminopeptidase, with protein MADDEPTRAERLLDAQAKAVRLFAEIEGRGLVAPGEGERAVSDRIRDLANELFGTTRHWHKRIVRSGPNTLLPYRENPPDRVIGTDDIVFADLGPIFEEYEADFGRTFVLGDDPVKHRLRDDLPKVFDAGKRFFESDPEITGKRLHAEVERLATEAGWELGGWHAGHLVGEFPHETIDGARVESYITPDNDTPLRRTDKAGRRCHWIQEIHLVDREREFGGFYEELLTLG; from the coding sequence ATGGCGGACGACGAACCCACGCGCGCGGAACGGTTGCTGGATGCCCAGGCGAAGGCCGTACGGCTCTTCGCGGAGATCGAGGGGCGCGGGCTGGTGGCGCCGGGCGAGGGGGAGCGGGCGGTCAGCGACCGGATCCGGGACCTGGCGAACGAGCTGTTCGGTACGACCCGGCACTGGCACAAGCGGATCGTGCGCTCGGGGCCGAACACGCTCCTGCCGTACCGGGAGAATCCGCCGGACCGGGTGATCGGCACGGACGACATCGTATTCGCCGACCTCGGGCCGATCTTCGAAGAGTACGAGGCCGACTTCGGCCGGACCTTCGTCCTCGGCGATGACCCGGTCAAGCACCGGCTGCGGGACGATCTGCCCAAGGTCTTCGACGCAGGCAAGCGGTTCTTCGAGAGCGACCCGGAGATCACCGGGAAGCGGTTGCACGCCGAGGTCGAGCGGCTGGCCACCGAGGCCGGATGGGAGCTGGGCGGCTGGCACGCCGGCCACCTGGTCGGGGAGTTCCCGCACGAGACGATCGACGGCGCGCGCGTGGAGTCGTACATCACGCCCGACAACGACACCCCGCTGCGGCGCACCGACAAGGCCGGACGCCGCTGCCACTGGATCCAGGAGATCCACCTCGTCGACCGGGAACGGGAGTTCGGCGGCTTCTACGAGGAACTGCTCACCCTGGGCTGA
- a CDS encoding putative transmembrane efflux protein has product MTDDASGADQPGDVTERPADPPEVHDRWLLVAVAGALAFVAMLDMNIVNVALADISQGLRVPAATAQWAVLGYQLPVVALLLPVGRWLDGVGTRPALMAATGGFALCSALAAASPWAAWLIAARIGQGACGAVLFVSMPVLAIRSVRPESRGRAMSVPATLGPLGAVTGPAVGGLLLDQLGWRWIFLVKIPFCLLALAVVWRAMPRDGRLRGADRRFLGDTALIATGVTILLLSLTLASDTPAWLPLALVAAPPLWWWLRGPGGRPVAGVLRAAGLLRAHGAVLALAVGFAAMHYVVALHLQRDEDVSATTTGLTVLAFPLGMGLAGPLGGRLADRYGARPVAVTGAALTAGGLLLLVPLGDGWSPPDVAWRLALAGLGMGLNGGPVQALVMGAAPPGRAATVGSTVQLARSLGFTLGPALATAAWGPAGQDDGVRAGLALAALAACLAVPLLARPARDPANLTEKTTDAAPAAPR; this is encoded by the coding sequence ATGACCGACGACGCTTCCGGTGCGGATCAGCCCGGGGACGTAACCGAGCGTCCGGCGGATCCACCCGAAGTCCACGACCGCTGGCTCCTGGTGGCCGTGGCGGGCGCGCTGGCGTTCGTGGCGATGCTCGACATGAATATCGTCAACGTGGCGCTCGCGGACATCTCCCAGGGCCTGCGGGTACCGGCGGCGACAGCCCAGTGGGCGGTACTGGGCTACCAACTTCCCGTCGTCGCACTCCTGTTGCCCGTCGGCCGCTGGCTCGACGGCGTGGGCACCCGCCCCGCGCTGATGGCCGCCACCGGTGGCTTCGCGCTGTGCAGCGCGCTTGCCGCCGCGTCCCCCTGGGCCGCCTGGCTGATCGCCGCCCGGATCGGGCAGGGCGCGTGCGGTGCGGTGCTGTTCGTGTCGATGCCGGTGCTGGCGATCCGCTCGGTGCGGCCCGAGTCGCGCGGGCGGGCGATGAGCGTGCCCGCGACCCTCGGCCCCCTGGGCGCCGTCACCGGACCGGCGGTCGGCGGTCTGCTCCTGGACCAGCTCGGCTGGCGCTGGATCTTCCTGGTCAAGATCCCGTTCTGTCTGCTGGCGCTGGCCGTGGTGTGGCGGGCGATGCCCCGGGACGGCCGCCTGCGCGGCGCGGACCGGCGCTTCCTCGGCGACACCGCCCTGATAGCCACCGGAGTAACGATCCTGCTGCTGTCCCTGACCCTGGCCTCCGACACACCCGCCTGGCTGCCGCTCGCCCTCGTCGCCGCACCGCCGCTGTGGTGGTGGCTGCGGGGTCCGGGCGGCCGTCCGGTGGCCGGTGTGCTGCGGGCGGCGGGGCTGCTGCGGGCGCACGGCGCGGTGCTGGCGCTGGCGGTGGGTTTCGCCGCCATGCACTACGTGGTCGCCCTGCACCTCCAGCGCGACGAGGACGTCAGCGCCACCACCACCGGCCTGACGGTGCTCGCCTTCCCCCTCGGCATGGGGCTGGCGGGCCCGCTCGGCGGACGGCTCGCCGACCGGTACGGGGCCCGGCCCGTCGCGGTCACCGGCGCCGCGCTCACCGCCGGCGGCCTGTTGCTGCTCGTCCCGCTGGGCGACGGCTGGTCCCCTCCCGACGTGGCCTGGCGGCTCGCCCTGGCCGGACTCGGCATGGGCCTGAACGGCGGCCCGGTGCAGGCCCTGGTCATGGGCGCCGCCCCGCCGGGCCGCGCCGCCACGGTCGGCTCGACCGTCCAGCTCGCCCGCAGCCTCGGCTTCACGCTCGGACCGGCCCTGGCCACGGCGGCCTGGGGGCCGGCCGGCCAGGACGACGGCGTACGGGCGGGTCTGGCCCTCGCCGCCCTCGCCGCCTGCCTCGCCGTACCGCTGCTCGCCCGGCCCGCCCGCGATCCCGCGAACCTCACCGAGAAGACCAC
- a CDS encoding lipoprotein yields MRSRVWWGTTAAVLGGLLVAGCGDGGGSGDGDKAGPADEKSATGDYPVTVTDCMGAKTIFSNAPKKIVTSNASSLELLLRLGAGDNVIGTGFPPGKGSLPAELDAQARKVKVLGQSVIPKEKLLGSGADLYIDTFASMNMGGGMGDAPTEEEFKAAGIKHIYLKSTACAARNTRAVTDLSAVEADITSLGAVTGTSAKAKELVDGMKGKVDAVHKAVGRTAEGERPTYFFFDYDAGTKQPTVVCNRQVANAVITLAGARNVFADCDGDYKQVGWEDVISRNPDWIQLGVRDRGSEVANEKAFDEARKWLESNPATKGLKAVEEGHFLRIGSERITIAGVENADAVQEIAKALYPGKVG; encoded by the coding sequence ATGCGTTCTCGTGTGTGGTGGGGTACGACGGCCGCCGTGCTGGGCGGCCTCCTCGTGGCGGGCTGCGGCGACGGAGGCGGCAGTGGCGACGGTGACAAAGCGGGCCCCGCTGACGAGAAGTCGGCCACCGGCGACTACCCGGTCACCGTCACCGATTGCATGGGCGCCAAAACCATATTCTCCAACGCCCCCAAGAAGATCGTCACCAGTAACGCCTCCAGCCTGGAGCTGCTGCTCCGCCTCGGCGCCGGTGACAACGTCATCGGCACCGGCTTCCCGCCCGGCAAGGGCTCACTGCCCGCTGAACTCGACGCGCAGGCGCGGAAGGTGAAGGTGCTCGGCCAATCGGTGATCCCGAAGGAGAAGCTCCTCGGCTCCGGCGCGGATCTGTACATCGACACCTTCGCCTCGATGAACATGGGCGGCGGCATGGGCGACGCGCCGACCGAGGAGGAGTTCAAGGCGGCCGGGATCAAGCACATCTACCTCAAGTCCACCGCCTGTGCGGCGCGGAACACACGCGCGGTGACCGACCTGTCCGCGGTGGAGGCCGACATCACCTCCCTCGGCGCGGTCACCGGCACCAGCGCGAAGGCGAAGGAACTCGTCGACGGAATGAAGGGGAAGGTGGACGCCGTCCACAAGGCCGTCGGCCGGACGGCGGAGGGCGAGCGGCCGACGTACTTCTTCTTCGACTACGACGCCGGCACCAAGCAGCCCACCGTCGTCTGCAACCGCCAGGTCGCCAACGCGGTGATCACTCTGGCCGGTGCCCGCAATGTCTTCGCCGACTGCGACGGCGACTACAAGCAGGTCGGCTGGGAGGACGTCATTTCCAGGAACCCGGACTGGATCCAGTTGGGCGTCCGTGATCGGGGCAGCGAGGTGGCGAACGAGAAGGCGTTCGACGAGGCGCGGAAGTGGCTGGAGTCGAACCCCGCCACCAAGGGCCTGAAGGCAGTCGAGGAGGGCCACTTCCTGCGCATCGGCTCCGAGCGGATCACCATCGCCGGAGTCGAGAACGCCGACGCCGTCCAGGAGATCGCCAAGGCCCTCTACCCGGGCAAGGTCGGCTGA
- a CDS encoding membrane protein: protein MTDLIRRALTGRAARTTPLLVVCAQLPVTHWAGNRLDLRRSMTIGLLLIAAGFAVVAAARPAAWTGTVGSLPAAGYVVLLTLGQMLVVPAARAWVPDLAENGRLGLYTGALSSVSGLIVLIGSSATGALLDLGLPPAAPWLVLAAVPALAVTPLPRRPNQPRVSSSS from the coding sequence GTGACGGACCTGATCCGCCGAGCCCTGACCGGCCGAGCCGCCCGGACCACGCCGCTGCTGGTCGTCTGCGCCCAGCTCCCGGTCACCCACTGGGCGGGCAACCGGCTCGATCTGCGCCGCTCGATGACCATCGGGCTGCTTCTCATCGCCGCCGGTTTCGCGGTGGTGGCCGCCGCGCGCCCTGCCGCCTGGACGGGCACGGTCGGATCGCTGCCCGCCGCGGGCTACGTCGTGCTGCTCACCCTCGGCCAGATGCTGGTCGTCCCGGCCGCCCGCGCCTGGGTGCCCGACCTCGCCGAGAACGGTCGGCTCGGCCTCTACACCGGCGCGCTGTCCTCCGTCTCCGGCCTGATCGTCCTCATCGGCAGCTCGGCCACCGGCGCCCTGCTCGACCTGGGCCTCCCGCCCGCCGCCCCCTGGCTCGTCCTCGCGGCCGTCCCGGCCCTCGCGGTGACACCGCTGCCCCGCCGTCCGAATCAGCCCAGGGTGAGCAGTTCCTCGTAG